The DNA segment AAGCCGGAAGCCAGAGGCCAGAGGCCGGAAGCCAGAGGCCGGAAGCCAGAGGCCAGAGGCCGGAAGCCGGAGGGCAGAAGCCGGATGTCAGAGGTCAGACGTCAGACGTCAGAGGTCAGACGTCAGAAGTCGGAGGCCGAAGGACGGAAGCCGGAGGCCGGAAGCCGGAGGTCAGATGTCAGACGTCAGATGTCAGGGGGCAAAAGTCGGAATCCAGAGGCCAAAAGCCGGAAGCCGGAGGACAGTTGGCGGAAACCAGAATCCGGAGAACGCCGGCCGCCACCGGACTTAGCCTGAACTCGTCCTCCGATCGCCGGCTTCCGTCCTCAGGATTCCAGCGTCCGGCCTCCGGCATCCGGCTTCCGGCTTCTGGAGTCTGGCTTCCGGCCTCTGGCTTCGGGCTTCCGGCTTCTGGCCGCCGGCAGCCGCCGAGCGGCCGGCGCGGGTCGGTGCTGATCATTGTCCTGATCACGCTGGTGTTCGCTTCGCTCGCGCTGGTGACGTTCATGGACAAGGCCACGAACGACTTGCTGGTCGAGCATCGCGAGGTGCGCGGGCAGCGGCTGCGGATGGAGGCCTACTCCGCGCTCGAAACCACGCTCTCGGTGCTGGAGGAGTTTCGGCAGGTGAGCGGCGGGCTGCACAGCCCGGCGGAAGGCTGGGGCGATCCGCTCGGCTTTGCCGAATACACGCCCAGCGAGGGCCGGGTGGTCGAAGTCAGCTTCGAGGACGAAAGCGGCAAGCTCTCGCTGCCGCAGGCCAACATGCAGGTGATGAGCCGGCTCTTTCAGTTTTGGGAAGTGCCGCAAGCCGACGCCGATGTCCTCGCCGACAACCTCATGGGCTGGATGAAGCGCGATCACATCTACGCGACGACGGCCGAGCCCAGCTACGACCAGGGTGTGCTCCCGTACGTGGCGCCGCTGCGGCCGCTGCGGTCGTACACGGAACTCGCTGCCATCGATAAGGTCCGCGAGTTTTTCTATGACGCCGACGGGCACCCCAACGACAACTGGCGCCGCTTCGTCGCCAGCGTCTCGTTGTTCAATTTCAACAAGACCAACATCAATGGGGCCAAGCCCGAGGCGCTGGCGGCGCTGGGGCAGTACGACGAAGTCCAGCAGCAGAACCTCACCTCGTACATCGCGGGCACCGGCGCGTTTCAGGTCAACGGCCCCCAGGTCATCAAGGAAATCGGCGAGGCCCAGCTGCGCGCGGGTGGGCAGGGCGGCAACCTCGACGCGTTCACCACGACGATCAGCGCGTTGCGCATCGTGATCACCGTGCGCGAAGGCAAAACCGAGTTCCGGCTGGCGGCCGTGGTTACGTACGGCGGTGCGGCCAAGACCGTGCAGGATACTGCAACCACGAATCGGAAGGAGACGTCCTCCTCTGCCGCCCAGAAGGCCAGTGACAGCCAAACCACGCCCAACGCGCAGAAGACGAGCACCAGCCGGAGCACCGGGAAATCTACGCAAACCTCGGCCAATCAGAATCTGCGCTACCCATTTACACTCTTGGAAATTCGAGAAAATGATGAGATCCCTCCTCTCCCGTCGCCCCCGGCTCCTGAGGGGGCGCTGTGACGTTCCTGCCACCCGCCACTCCTGATGTCCGCCTCTCCCCTCAGTTTCCTCCGTGCCGGTCCGCCACCACCGAAGGCGGTGCTGTTGCCGGACGGGTTGTTTTTCAACCGGGCGGTGCCGATCAGCGCGGGGGCGACCCCGCAGGAGGCGGCCACGCAGGTGGAGCTGGCGCTCGAGAGCATCGCGCCCTTCCCGCTGAGCCAGATGTTCTACGGCTGGTACTGGGTGCCCGGCGCGGATCACGCCTTTGTTTACGCCGCGTACCGGCGCCGCTTCACGACCGACCAGACAGCATCCTGGGGCCAGGCTGAACTGGTGGCGCCGGCGTCGGCCGCGCTGTTCGGCGGCGCGGTCGGCCCTGCCACGACGCTCCTGCTCGCCGGTGCGGAAGGACTGACGGCAGTGCATTGGGAGACGCCGCAGGTGCCGAGCCAGGTGGTGTACCGGCCGTACGCGCCGGAGGCGACCGAGGAGGACCGTGCGGCGGTGCGCGAGGAGGTCCTGCGTTCGCTGGGGGGCAGCAAGACCGTCGTCGACCTGCTGGTGCCGCCGGTGGCGGATCCCTCCTACAGCGACAAGGAGATCACTTTCCGTTCCGGCGACTTCGTGTCGCGTCTGCCCAGCAGCGTCGCGAGCGCGCTCGACGTCCGGGACAAGGGGGAACTCGAGGCTCTCCGCGCCGCGCGCAAACGCGACGTTGCCTTCTGGCGCGTGGCGCTCGGCTGCGTGGCCGCGCTCTTCCTGCTGGGCGTGGGCGAGCTGGCCCTCATCGGCGGTCACGCCTGGCAGCAGGTGCGGGTGGCCGAGGTCAACGGCCGCGCCCCCGCGGTGCGCAAGATCGAGGAGGCGCAGGACCTGGCCGCGACGGTGCAGGGACTCGTCACCAAGCGCTTCCTGCCGCTGGAGATGATCACCGCCGTCCTCGGCGTGAATGCCGAGCGCAAGCCCTCCGATGTCGTCATCACGCGCATCCAGAGCAGCGCGGGTGACGCCGCCCGCGGCGCGTTCACGATCGTGCTGGAACTCGAGACGACGAATCCCGCGCAGGTGCCGGCCTACGGCAACGAGCTGAAGAAGCTCCCCGAGTGCGAAGACGTGCACGTCGAGGTGCAGCAATCCCAGGGCGGCCGCTCGCGGTTCCGCGTTCTCGTCACCTTCAAACCGGGCATCCTGAAGCCCAACTCCGCATGATCCGTTCCCTTCGGGCCTTTTTCCTCAGCCGGGAGCTGCGCGAGAAGCTCATGCTCATCGTGCTGCTCGGCGTCGCCGTGGCGATGTGGGCCACGGCCTACGCCTCCCGGGCCGGCCGGTTCATGCGGCAGGTCAACACGACCACCGCCACCCTCAAGACGCAGGACAGCTGGCTGAACCGCCGCGTGGAGATCGAGGCCGCCACGAAAGCGGCGACCGCGCAGATGGATCCGGCGAAGACCCTCGACGCGACGGCGCTCTCAGTCCTCGTCAACCAGCTGGCGAACGACTCCGGCGTGCGGCCGAACGCCTCGAGCCCCACCACGACGAGCATCGGGCAATTCTCGATGCACAAGCAGCAGCTCGTGTTCAACAACCTGGAGTGGCGCGCCTTCACCTCCTTCTACCTGAAGCTGCAGGAGCGCGCCCCGTACGTGACCATCACGTCGCTGAGCCTGAAAGGGATGGGCGGCAATTCGGCGCTGATCGGCGGCAGCCTCGAGGTCGCTTCGTTCGAGATGCGCCATTGAGCGATCGGGCCGCGGGTTAGCTCGGCGCGTGGCGCGGGTCGATGAACCTGCGCCGCGGGCGAAGCTCCCTACGGTGCGGCCCGACTGTCCCCCGGGGAACTTACCCCGCGGAGGGGCGTCCGTGGGGGCGTTCCCACCCCCGTCATGCGTTCCTTACTCAGAAGCGCCGTGGTCGCTGCGGCGTGCTCCGTTGCGGCCTTCGCGCAGACCTCGGTACCCACGTTCTCGCGCGCCGTTGGCGAACGCGTGCTCACGCCGAACGGCGCGGCGGTCACGATCAACCTGGCGGACTATTTTACCGTGCCCGGCGTCACCGGCGAGGTGGTGTTGTTCGACACCTCGTTCGGCAAGTTCGCGGTCGACCTGCGGCGCGATGTCGCGCCCCGGCACGTCGAGAACTTCCTCGGGTATGTGCAGCGCGGGGACTACACCAACTCCTTCTTCCACCGCTCGGCGGCGTTTGATGCCAGCGGCAACTCCATCATCCAGGGCGGCGGTTACACCATCAGCGCGGCCGGCGCGGCGCAGATTCCGGCGCAGGCGCCGGTGCCGCTCGAGTACCGGCTGGCCAACGAGCGCGGCACGCTGGCGGCGGCGCGCGCGCCGGGGGATGTCAACTCCGCGACGAGCCAGTGGTACTTCAACGTGCGCGACAACTCCGCGCTCCTCAACGAGGCCAACAACGGCGGCTACACCGTCTTCGGCCGCGTGATCGGCAATGGCATGAGCGTGGTCGACGCGATCGCGGCCCAGCCGCGCGTCGACGCGCCGCCGTTCAGCGAGCTGCCGGTGCGGGACTACGCCGGGGGCGACGTGCAGATCCCCAACCTCATCCTCGTGAACTTCGTCCAGCCTATTAACCTGTTTCCCGGCAGCGCCGGGCAGTCGCTGGTGACGTTCACCGCGCAAAGCTCCGCCACCACGATCGTCGCCGCTGCGCTGAATGGGTCGCAGCTGACGCTCACGCCGGGTCTCGCCGGCACCGCGTACGTGACGGTGCGGGCCAGCGACGTCAGCGGCAGCAGCGTCGAGGGACGTATTCGCGTCACGGTGACGCCGGACGCGCCGGGGTTCACGCGGCCGCCGACTTCGCACACGATCGCGCGCGGGGACACGCTGGTGTTGAACGCGGGCGTGCAGGGGGCCGCGAGCTACCAATGGCAACGCAACGGGGCCGACCTCGCGGGCCAGACGGGCGCATCGCTCGTGCTAAGGAACGTGGCCGCCGCCGATGCCGGCGATTACCGCCTCGTGGCGCGCAACCCGGTGGGGACGGTGACGAGCGCGCCGGCGACGGTGACGGTGCGCGATGCCGCGGTGGGCGAGGTCGGGCGGCTGGTGAATCTTTCGATCCGAGCGCAGGCGGGGGCGGGCAACGAGGTGCTGATCATCGGCTTTCTGCTGGGCGGCGAAGGGACCAGCGGCACCACGCCGCTGCTGCTGCGCGGCATGGGGCCGTCGCTCAGCCAGCTCAACGTTAGCGGCCCGGTGCCGGACCCGATGGCGACGCTTTATCGCGGCTCGACGGTGATGGCGACGAACGACAACTGGGGCGGGGATGCGACCATTGAGGCGCGGCGGCAGCAGGTGTCGGCGTTCCCGTTTCTCTCGGCCGGCAGTCTCGACGCGGCCTTCGCCCTGGCGCCGGAAAGCGGCGCCTACACGATGCACGTGGCGGCGAAAGGCGGGGCGACGGGCTTGGCGTTGGCGGAACTTTACGAGGCGCAGCCCGCGGGCGGCTATGCGGCGTCGAGCCCGCGGCTCGTGAACGTCTCGGCGCGCACGCACGTCGGCGTGGGCAACGACGTGCTGATCGCGGGGTTCTCGATCCAGGGCAACACGTCGCGCACCGTGCTGATCCGCGGCATCGGCCCGGGGCTCGCCGTCTTTGGGCTGGAGGGCCGGCTGGCGGACCCGCAGATCAGGCTCTACCGGCAGGGCGAGAGCACGCCGCTGGCGGAGAACAATGATTGGGGCGGCGACGCGCAGATCAGCACGGTCGGGGACGCGGTGTTCGCGTTTCCGCTCCTCAATGCCGGCAGCACGGACGCGGCGATGCTGGTGACGCTTCCACCGGGGAGTTACAGCGCGCTCGTGAGCGGCGCCGACGGCGGCCAGGGCATCGCGCTGGTGGAAGTGTACGAGGTCCGCTGACGACTCCGATTTTCGCCGGCGGCGAAAATCGGAGAAAGGACGGTGGAGCGCAGGCCCACTGCGGACGGCGAAAACCGCAGCAGGTCAGCGCGTCTTGATGCTGGCGCTGACCTGGAAGACGGCGCTGACGATCGCGAAGGCGATGAAGCCGACGAAGACGAAGACGCCGAGCAGGACGGCGCTGGCGAGCACGTTGGTGAACGCGTTCAACTGGCGGGAAATGGCCTTCTGGTACGTCTGCGCGACCTGCTTGAGGCTGGGCACCACGTTGCCGGTGTTCTCACCGACGGAGAGCCGGTCGAGCACGAGGTCGGGGAAGCAGTTGGTGCGGGTGAGCGCGCCGGAGAGCGACTCGCCCTCGAGCACGCGGGCGGTGGCGGTGGCGAAGGCCTCCCGGTGTACGCGATTCTTGATCTGGCGCTCGGTCATGCGCAGCGCCTCGGCGGCGGTGATACCGTTCTCGAGCAGCACCGAGAGCGTCTGACTGAAGGCGAGGACGGTCTGCGAGACGACGAACGGCCCGATGAGCGGCAGCTTGAGCATCCAGGCGTCGGTGGCGGAGCGGCCGGCGTCGGTCTTGCGCCAGCGCCAGAACGAGCCCGCGAAGAAGAGCGCGGCGATGATGATGATCAGGCCCCAGTTGAGGACGAAGTCCGCGAGGCCGATCAGCAGCGTGGTGGAGGTCGGCATCTTGCCGCCGAGCGAGCTCAGCAGCGACTGCAGACGGGGCAGGAGGAAGAACAGGAAGAACAGGATGACGCCGCTGGCGACCACCACCATGAAGATGGGGTAGGCGAGGGCGGAGAGCAGCTGGCGGCGCAGTTCGCGCTGCTCGGTGAGGTGCGCGATGATGCGCTGCACGGTGTCGTTGATCGAGCCCGTGGCCTCGCCGGCCTGGATGAGGTTCGTGATCGAGGGATCGAACACGTCGGGGTAGCTCGCCATCGCGCGCCACAGCGCGGCGCCCTCGCTGATCTGTTCCCAGAGCCCGGCGCAGAGTGCGCGCAGGCGCGGCTCCTTCACGCGGATGGAGAGCAGGCGAACGGCTTCACCGGCGGAGAGGCCGGAGGAGAGGAGGTCGTAGAGCGCCTCGAGAAACGGCAGGCACTCGCTGCGCCGCGGGGTGTTGCCGCGTTTGCTCGAGGTGAGCGTCTGGACGAAATCGGGTTGCTCGGCTTTCGCGGCGGCGGGTTTGGGGCTGGAGCCGCCCACCTCGGCGACCGATGCCACCTGCAGGCCCCGGGAGCCCAGCACGCGCAGGGCATCGCGGCGGGTGGGCGCCTCGATCACGGCGGCGACACTTTTGCCGGCACGATCGCGGGCGGTGTAGGTGAATTTGGGCATGGGCCGGGGACGGGAAGGCGGAAACCGAGCGACGCGACGGCGGCGCCTCAGGCGTCGGTGACGGTGATCACCCGCAGGACCTCATCGAACGTGGTGTAGCCGTCCTTGATCTTTTCCCAGCCGCTCTGGCCGAGGGTGCGCATGCCGTTGGCGCGCGCGTGGTCGGCGAGCTTGCGGGTGCTTTCGCGGTGGAGGACCAGCTCGTGGATCTCGTCGTTGAGGCGGAAGATTTCGAACAGGCCGATGCGGCCGCGGTAGCCGGTGCCGCGGCAACGGTCGCAGCCGACGGGCGCCTTGAGGGCCTCGATCAGGTCGGCCTCGGCGGGACTCACGCCGAGGATGGAGAGGTTCTCGCGCAGCTTGACCTTGTTCACCGGGGCCGGTCGCGCGCACTCGGTGCAGAGCCGGCGGACGAGGCGCTGGGCGATCACGAGCTCGATGGCGGAGGCGACGAGGAACGGCTCGATGCCCATGTCGACCAGGCGCGTGATGGCGCCGGGGGCGTCGTTGGTGTGCAGCGTGGAGAAAACCAGGTGGCCCGTGAGCGAGGCGCGGATCGCGATCTCGGCGGTGTCCTTGTCGCGGATCTCGCCGACCATGATCACGTCGGGGTCCTGGCGCAGGACATGGCGCAGGGCGTCGGCGAACGTGAGGCCGATCTCCGGGCGGACCTGCATCTGGTTCACGCCGGGGACCTCGTACTCGATCGGGTCCTCGATCGTGATGATGCGGAGGTCGGTCGAGTTGATCTTCCGGAGAAACGCGTTGAGCGAGGTGGACTTGCCGGAGCCGGTCGGGCCGGTGACGAGGATGATGCCGTGCGGGTAGTCGAGCACGCGCGTGATCTGCTCCTGCTCGTCGGGGCTCATGCCCAGGCGGTCCATCGTGTACGCCTCCTTCTTCTGGTTCAGGAGGCGGAGCGAGATGGACTCAGCGTAGATCGTCGGGACGGTGGAGACGCGGATGTCGAGGACGACGCCGTGCGCCTTGAAGTTGATGCGGCCGTCCTGCGGCAGGCGCTTTTCCGAGATGTTCATCCGCGCCATGATTTTCAGGCGGGAGATGATGGCGTCCTGGAAGCGGAGGAGATTCTCGGGGACCGGCACCGGGACGAGCAGGCCGTCGACGCGGTAGCGGATGCGGAGCTGACCCTCCTGCGGCTCGAAATGAATGTCGGTCGCCTGGTCCGCGATGGCCTGGGAGATGACGTCGGTGACGAAGCGGACGACCGCGGCGTCCTCGTCGACCACCTCCTCGGCCTCCTTCTGGGCTTCGGGGGCGATGTAGCTGTCGTCGCTATCCTCGAGTGAGCCGGAGCCGACGCCGAAGTTCTCGATGATGAGCTGGTGCACGCGCTCGGGCACGGCGAGGTGCCAGGCCAGCGGGCGCGAGGTGAAGGTGTGCATCCAGTCGGCCATGACCTGATCGGGCAGCCAGGACGTCGCGAGATGGAGCGGCTTGGTGGCGAGCGGCACCTCGGCCTCGGTTTCGCCGGCGTCGGGACGGACGGGCTTGGCAGCGCCGTTGTAGCGGATCGGGATCAGGTGAAACTCGTGGACGAGCCGGGCGGGCAGCAGGCCGCGGGCCTCGGGGTCGGTCTCGAGATTGGTGGCGACGTCCATGCCGGCGGCCTCGGCCACGCGCGTGAGCATCTCGGGCTCGGGCCGTCCGAGGAGGGTGGCGAGCGTCTCAAGTTTCTTTTCGCGGGGGGCCTCGTTCAGCGCCTGCTTCTGCTCGTCGTTGAGCAGGCTGGCGATGGTGGACGGCAGGGGGGCCTGTTCGAGCACGGTCATGGGAGGGTGCCGAACCGGTTAGCGCGGGAGAATGCGGTCGAGCATCGGCTTCTTTTCCGGCGGGACCTGGCCGGGGGTGAGCTGCCGGAGGATGTCGTCGCGCTGGGGCAGACCGTCCACGCGCTTGAGGGCCTCGACGTTGTCGGCCGGCGTGTTGGTGAGCACGTAGGGACGCAGGAAGAAGATGAGCTCGCTGCGCGTGTTGTCATTCGTGCGCGGGCCGAAGAGGTCGCCGATGATCGGGATCGGGCCGAGCCGGCTGCGGCTCTTGGAGTTGTACTTCCGCTGCAGGCCGCCGAGGACGATGATCTCGCCGTTCTTGACGCTGACGAAGGAGGAGGTGGTGCGGTTGAGGACGATCGGGACCTTGTTGCCGTCGATCTCGGTTTCACCGCCGACCTCGTCGACCGTCTGCTTGATGTCGAGCTGGACGGAGCCGTCGACGCCGATCAGCGGCGTCACCGTGAGGTCGATACCGATCTTCTGCATCGTGGTCGTCGAGGTGGAGCCGCCGCCGAGGCTGCTGCTGACGGTGCCGCTGACGATCGGGCGGCTTTCGCCGACGAAGATGTTGGCCTCCTTGGCGTGGGAGGTGGTGATCGTCGGGTGCGAGAGGATGATGGTGTTGGATTTCGTTGCGGACGTGCCGAGCGTCACGATGCCCGTGAGGTCGATGGAGCGGCCGAGGCTGCCCGGCCCGCCGAGGCGGCTGGTGCTGGCGTAGGTCGTGTTACCGATGCCGCTGAGGGCGATGCCGGCGCCGGAGCCGGCGAAGCCGACGAGCCGGTCGCCGTCGAGTTGGAGCCCGAGCGAGGAGACGCCGGTCTCGTTGTTGTTCGTCAGCGTGACCTCGGTGATCACGACCTCGATGCGCACCTGGGCGAGCACGATGTCGAGTTTGTCGATCAGCTGCTTGAGGAGGCTGATGTCGTCGGTGGTGCCGGAGACGACGATGGAGTTGCTGCGCTCGTCGGGGACGACGGTGACGTAAGCGGAGAACTCGGTGGAGCCGGCGCTGTCGCCCAGGAGGCTGGCGACGGTCGGGGTGGCGTTGGCGGCGTTCCCGCCGGCGGCCGGGAGCGGGCGCGGTGTGGCGTCGGGTTGGGTGCCCTGGCGAAGCCGGGTCGACTGCGAGCGCTCGCTGACCTGGTTCTGGCCCTTGACGATCGAGGTCAGGACGGTGGCCATGTCGGCGGCTTTGGCGTGCTTGAGGTAGATGACGTCGTTGCGGGTGTTGGGATCGGCCTTGACGTCGAGTCTGGCAATGAGGTCGTCGAAGAACTCCACCTGGCGCCGGTCGGTGATGAGGATGACCTGGTTGGCGCGGTCGTCGGCGCTGTAGCTGGTGCCGGTGCCGATCTGCTGCTGGATGGGCTGCAGCATGGTGCGGATCTTGTTCACGACATCGCTGGCCTTGGCGCCGTTGCGCAGCTGGTAGAACTTGGTGGCCATGCCGCCGGCGATGGGGCGGTCCATCTCCTTCAGGAGCGTCTCGATGCGCTGCAGGTTGGAGATGCTGTCGGTGATGAGAATGGCGTTCGCGTTGGGGAAGAGGACCTGGCCGCCGAGGTTGGGATTGCTCAGCGTGGCGAGCATCGTCTGGAACTCCTGGGCGCGGAGGAACTCGAGCTGGAAGAGCTTGGAGGCGAGGGCGCTGCTCGGCGGCAGGTTCAGGGTGCTGTCCCAGATCAGCTCGGGGGCCTCGACGCGGGCGGCGTTGAGCTGGACGATCTTGAGGGCGTCCTCACCCATCGGGATGACGGCGATGCCGTTCATGGCCAGCATCGTCTCAAGGTAGAGCACCGCCTGGGACTTGGTGATCGGCTTGGTGGTCTTGAGCGTGTAGCCGGTCGGCGCAGCCGGGAGCGCCGGCGGCAGGAGGATGACCTTGCCGGTGTAGAGCTGGATCATGTCCAGCACGCCATCGATATCGATGCCGGCGAAGTTCATCGAGACCGGCTCGTTGTCGGTGACTTCGGGCGTATTAACGACTTGCGCAGGGGCGGCGGCGGGGCCCACGGGCTGGGCGGCGGCGGGCGGGTTCTGGGGCAGGGGCGACGGCGACTGCGCGAACGCGCACGAGAGAACAGCCAGAGGCAGGCCCGCGGAGCACAGACGGACAAAGCGCGAAATCATGCGAAGGAGAGGGAATTGGGTAGCAGCGGCGCGAAAGGCAAATCACAGGCCAATGCCTTGCCGATGTAAACGGTGATTTGTGAGGGACTCTGACGGCATTCGGGCTGAAAAGTTGCCGACGCTTTTTTGCATCGCAAAACCTCGGCCAGGCCTTTGGTTGGCCAACGCCTATGCCGAACAGCTTCGGACATCTCTTTCGCATAACCACCTGGGGCGAAAGCCATGGCGCAGCGGTTGGCGTGGTGATTGACGGATGTCCGCCGCGGCTGCCACTGGAGCCGGCGGAGATCCAGGCCGAGCTGGACCGGCGGCGGCCGGGTCAGAGTGACATCGTGACGCCTCGCAAGGAGGAGGATCGCGTGGAGATCCTGTCCGGCTGGTTCGAAGGCAAGACGACGGGGACCCCGCTTTCACTACTGGTGCGCAACGCCGACCAGCGGCCGGGTGCGTACGACGAGATGCGCGACAAGTTCCGGCCCTCGCACGCGGATTTCGCCTATCAGGCCAAATTTGGCATTCGCGACCACCGTGGCGGCGGGCGGAGTTCGGCCCGCGAGACGATCGGCCGCGTGGCGGCCGGGGCCATTGCCAAGAAGCTGCTCGCGCGGCGCGGGCAGGCGGCGGGGGGATCGCCGGTCGAGATCCGGGCGTTTTTGACCCAGGTGCACGACATCGTGGTGCCGGTGGGCGCGCTGACGGCGTTTCCCTCGCTGGCGGAAGTCGAGGCCACGCCGGTGCGGTGTCCGCATCTCCCCACGGCCGAGCGGATGATCGAGCGGATCAAGGCGGTGCGCAGCGAAGGCGACTCGGTGGGCGGCATCATCGAGTGCCGGGTGCGGGGCGTGCCGGCCGGGCTGGGCGAGCCGGTGTTTGACCGATTGGAGGCTGACTTGGCGAAGGCGATGCTGTCGCTCCCGGCGACGAAGGGCTTCGAGATCGGGAGCGGCTTTGGCGGCGCGGCGATGCGCGGCAGCGAGCACAACGACGCGTTCGAGTCGCGCGGGGGCCGCGTGCGGACGGTGTCCAATCGCAGTGGCGGCGTGCAGGGCGGCATCAGCAACGGCGAGGAACTCGTGTTCCGCATCGCCTTCAAGCCGACCGCCACCATTTTGCAGGCGCAGCGCACCGTCGACGTGAAGGGCGCGCCGACCGAGCTCATGGGCCGCGGGCGCCACGATCCCTGCGTGGTGCCGCGCGCGGTGCCGATCGTCGAGGCGATGACGGCGCTGGTGCTGGTCGACCACTGGATGCGCCAGGACGCCCAGTGCGGCGCCTTCGCCGGCTGAGGCCGGGGGACGTGGAGTCGCCGGCGAGGGGCGGGCCGGGCCGTGCGGACGCTTGTCTTCCGCGC comes from the Opitutus sp. ER46 genome and includes:
- a CDS encoding peptidylprolyl isomerase, with product MRSLLRSAVVAAACSVAAFAQTSVPTFSRAVGERVLTPNGAAVTINLADYFTVPGVTGEVVLFDTSFGKFAVDLRRDVAPRHVENFLGYVQRGDYTNSFFHRSAAFDASGNSIIQGGGYTISAAGAAQIPAQAPVPLEYRLANERGTLAAARAPGDVNSATSQWYFNVRDNSALLNEANNGGYTVFGRVIGNGMSVVDAIAAQPRVDAPPFSELPVRDYAGGDVQIPNLILVNFVQPINLFPGSAGQSLVTFTAQSSATTIVAAALNGSQLTLTPGLAGTAYVTVRASDVSGSSVEGRIRVTVTPDAPGFTRPPTSHTIARGDTLVLNAGVQGAASYQWQRNGADLAGQTGASLVLRNVAAADAGDYRLVARNPVGTVTSAPATVTVRDAAVGEVGRLVNLSIRAQAGAGNEVLIIGFLLGGEGTSGTTPLLLRGMGPSLSQLNVSGPVPDPMATLYRGSTVMATNDNWGGDATIEARRQQVSAFPFLSAGSLDAAFALAPESGAYTMHVAAKGGATGLALAELYEAQPAGGYAASSPRLVNVSARTHVGVGNDVLIAGFSIQGNTSRTVLIRGIGPGLAVFGLEGRLADPQIRLYRQGESTPLAENNDWGGDAQISTVGDAVFAFPLLNAGSTDAAMLVTLPPGSYSALVSGADGGQGIALVEVYEVR
- a CDS encoding type II secretion system F family protein is translated as MPKFTYTARDRAGKSVAAVIEAPTRRDALRVLGSRGLQVASVAEVGGSSPKPAAAKAEQPDFVQTLTSSKRGNTPRRSECLPFLEALYDLLSSGLSAGEAVRLLSIRVKEPRLRALCAGLWEQISEGAALWRAMASYPDVFDPSITNLIQAGEATGSINDTVQRIIAHLTEQRELRRQLLSALAYPIFMVVVASGVILFFLFFLLPRLQSLLSSLGGKMPTSTTLLIGLADFVLNWGLIIIIAALFFAGSFWRWRKTDAGRSATDAWMLKLPLIGPFVVSQTVLAFSQTLSVLLENGITAAEALRMTERQIKNRVHREAFATATARVLEGESLSGALTRTNCFPDLVLDRLSVGENTGNVVPSLKQVAQTYQKAISRQLNAFTNVLASAVLLGVFVFVGFIAFAIVSAVFQVSASIKTR
- a CDS encoding GspE/PulE family protein; amino-acid sequence: MTVLEQAPLPSTIASLLNDEQKQALNEAPREKKLETLATLLGRPEPEMLTRVAEAAGMDVATNLETDPEARGLLPARLVHEFHLIPIRYNGAAKPVRPDAGETEAEVPLATKPLHLATSWLPDQVMADWMHTFTSRPLAWHLAVPERVHQLIIENFGVGSGSLEDSDDSYIAPEAQKEAEEVVDEDAAVVRFVTDVISQAIADQATDIHFEPQEGQLRIRYRVDGLLVPVPVPENLLRFQDAIISRLKIMARMNISEKRLPQDGRINFKAHGVVLDIRVSTVPTIYAESISLRLLNQKKEAYTMDRLGMSPDEQEQITRVLDYPHGIILVTGPTGSGKSTSLNAFLRKINSTDLRIITIEDPIEYEVPGVNQMQVRPEIGLTFADALRHVLRQDPDVIMVGEIRDKDTAEIAIRASLTGHLVFSTLHTNDAPGAITRLVDMGIEPFLVASAIELVIAQRLVRRLCTECARPAPVNKVKLRENLSILGVSPAEADLIEALKAPVGCDRCRGTGYRGRIGLFEIFRLNDEIHELVLHRESTRKLADHARANGMRTLGQSGWEKIKDGYTTFDEVLRVITVTDA
- a CDS encoding type II secretion system protein GspK; this translates as MLIIVLITLVFASLALVTFMDKATNDLLVEHREVRGQRLRMEAYSALETTLSVLEEFRQVSGGLHSPAEGWGDPLGFAEYTPSEGRVVEVSFEDESGKLSLPQANMQVMSRLFQFWEVPQADADVLADNLMGWMKRDHIYATTAEPSYDQGVLPYVAPLRPLRSYTELAAIDKVREFFYDADGHPNDNWRRFVASVSLFNFNKTNINGAKPEALAALGQYDEVQQQNLTSYIAGTGAFQVNGPQVIKEIGEAQLRAGGQGGNLDAFTTTISALRIVITVREGKTEFRLAAVVTYGGAAKTVQDTATTNRKETSSSAAQKASDSQTTPNAQKTSTSRSTGKSTQTSANQNLRYPFTLLEIRENDEIPPLPSPPAPEGAL
- the aroC gene encoding chorismate synthase encodes the protein MPNSFGHLFRITTWGESHGAAVGVVIDGCPPRLPLEPAEIQAELDRRRPGQSDIVTPRKEEDRVEILSGWFEGKTTGTPLSLLVRNADQRPGAYDEMRDKFRPSHADFAYQAKFGIRDHRGGGRSSARETIGRVAAGAIAKKLLARRGQAAGGSPVEIRAFLTQVHDIVVPVGALTAFPSLAEVEATPVRCPHLPTAERMIERIKAVRSEGDSVGGIIECRVRGVPAGLGEPVFDRLEADLAKAMLSLPATKGFEIGSGFGGAAMRGSEHNDAFESRGGRVRTVSNRSGGVQGGISNGEELVFRIAFKPTATILQAQRTVDVKGAPTELMGRGRHDPCVVPRAVPIVEAMTALVLVDHWMRQDAQCGAFAG
- a CDS encoding secretin N-terminal domain-containing protein, whose amino-acid sequence is MISRFVRLCSAGLPLAVLSCAFAQSPSPLPQNPPAAAQPVGPAAAPAQVVNTPEVTDNEPVSMNFAGIDIDGVLDMIQLYTGKVILLPPALPAAPTGYTLKTTKPITKSQAVLYLETMLAMNGIAVIPMGEDALKIVQLNAARVEAPELIWDSTLNLPPSSALASKLFQLEFLRAQEFQTMLATLSNPNLGGQVLFPNANAILITDSISNLQRIETLLKEMDRPIAGGMATKFYQLRNGAKASDVVNKIRTMLQPIQQQIGTGTSYSADDRANQVILITDRRQVEFFDDLIARLDVKADPNTRNDVIYLKHAKAADMATVLTSIVKGQNQVSERSQSTRLRQGTQPDATPRPLPAAGGNAANATPTVASLLGDSAGSTEFSAYVTVVPDERSNSIVVSGTTDDISLLKQLIDKLDIVLAQVRIEVVITEVTLTNNNETGVSSLGLQLDGDRLVGFAGSGAGIALSGIGNTTYASTSRLGGPGSLGRSIDLTGIVTLGTSATKSNTIILSHPTITTSHAKEANIFVGESRPIVSGTVSSSLGGGSTSTTTMQKIGIDLTVTPLIGVDGSVQLDIKQTVDEVGGETEIDGNKVPIVLNRTTSSFVSVKNGEIIVLGGLQRKYNSKSRSRLGPIPIIGDLFGPRTNDNTRSELIFFLRPYVLTNTPADNVEALKRVDGLPQRDDILRQLTPGQVPPEKKPMLDRILPR